In the genome of Silurus meridionalis isolate SWU-2019-XX chromosome 17, ASM1480568v1, whole genome shotgun sequence, the window CAACACTCACATTACAACGCTCTCCATCCTGAGGAGCAACAGTTCACCAAGACTTTTcaaaaaggaacagtggtgattagtggtGGAGAACAGTtatgtgtataggtgtgtacatgtatttaaaggtgtgtgtatctgtgtgtacaggtgtgtgtaggtgtgtgtaggtgtttacaTGTGTTTAAAGGTttgtacaggtgtgtacatgtgtgtaaaggTAGCTATAGGTGTTTACAGGTGTATACAtctgtataggtgtgtgtgcaggtatgtatatgtgtgtatagtcgtgtgcaggtgtgtacatgtgtgtatagccgtgtgcaggtgtgtacatgtgtgtataggtgtgtgcaggtgtgtatatgtgtgtacatgtgtgtgcaggtgtgtatatgtgtgtacatgtgtgtataggtgtgtgcaggtgtgtacatgtgtgtataggtgtgtgcaggtgtgtacatgtgtgtataggtgtgtgcaggtgtgtacatgtgtgtgtgtgtatagtcgTGTGCAggtttgtacatgtgtgtataatcgtgtgcaggtgtgtatagtcgtgtgcaggtgtgtacatgtgtgtatagtcgtgtgtgcaggtgtatacgtgtgtatagtgtgtgtgcaggtgtgtacatgtgtgtgtgtgtgtatagtcgtgtgcaggtgtgtacatgtgtgtatagtcgtgtgcaggtgtgtacatgtgtgtatatatgtgtgtacaggtgtatacatgtgtatatgtgtgtataggtgtgtgcaggtgtgtacatgtgtatataagtgtgtgcaggtgtatacgtgtgtgtgtgtataatcgtgtacatgtgtgtacatgtgtataatgtgtgcaggtgtgtgtgtgtatatatatgtgtatataagtgtgtgcaggtgtgtacatgtgtgtatatatgtgtatatagtgtgtacaggtgtgtacatgtgtatatatgtgtatatatatgtgtatatatatgtgtacatatgtgtatatatgtgtataatcgtgtacatgtgtacatgtgtatatatgtgtatataagtgtgtgcaggtgtatatgtgtacatatgtgtgtatatgtatatgtgtatagtgtgcaggtgtatacatgtgtatataatcgtgtgcagtgtgtacatatgtgtatagtgtgtgtgcaggtgtatatgtgtacatgtgtatatatatgtgtgtacaggtgtacatgtgtatatgtgtacatatgtgtatatgtgtatatgtgtacatgtgtgtacatgtgtatatagtgtgtgcaggtgtgtacatgtgtgtatgtgtgtatagtagtgtgcaggtgtgtacatgtgtataatcgtgtgcaggtgtgtatatatgtgtgtataggtgtgtgtacatgtgtgtatatatgtgtgtacatgtgtgtatagtcgtgtgcaggtgtgtacaggtgtgtgtacatgtgtgtataagtgtgtgcaggtgtacatgtgtacatgtgtgtatagtcatgtgcatgtgtgtacatgtgtacatgtgtgtataggtgtgtgcaggtgtgtacatgtgtgtataggtgtgtgcaggtgtgtacaggtgtatatgtgtgtgcaggtgtgtacatgtgtgtatatgtgtgtgcaggtgtgtacatgtgtatagtCGTgcaggtgtgtacagtgtgtatagtgtgtacatgtgtgcaggtgtgtatagttgtgtgcaggtgtgtacatgtgtgtataggtgtgtacatgtgtgtatagtcatgtgcatgtgtacatgtgtgtgcaggtgtgtacatgtgtgtatagtcgtgtgcaggtgtgtagatgtgtgtataggtgtgtgcaggtgtgtacgtgtgtataggtgtgtgcaggtgtgtacatgtgtgtatagtcctgtgcaggtgtgtataggtgtgtatagtCGTGTGCAGgggtgtacatgtgtgtatagtcgtgtgcaggtgtgtacatgtgtgtatagtcgtgtgcaggtgtgtacatgtgtggatagtcgtgtgcaggtgtgtaaatgtgtgtatagttgtgtgcaggtgtgtacatgtgtgtgcaggtgtgtacatgtgtgtatagtcgtgtgcaggtgtgtaaatgtgtgtatagtagtgtgcaggtgtgtacatgtgtgcaggtgtgtacatgtgtgtatagtcgtgcaggtgtaaatgtgtgtatagtagtgtgcaggtgtgtaaatgtgtgtatagtcgtgtgcatgtgtgtacagtcgtgcaggtgtgtacatgtgtgtatagtcGTGCAGGTGTGTACATGGGTGTATAGTCGTgcaggtgtgtacatgtgtgtatagtcgtgcatgtgtgtacatgtgtatagtcgtgcaggtgtgtacatgtgtatagtcgtgtacaggtgtgtatagtgtacatgtgtgtataatCGTGTGcaggtgtacatgtgtatagtcggtgcaggtgtgtacatgtgtgtatgtgtgtgtacatgtgtatgtgtgtacatgtgtgcaggtgtgtacatgtgtgtatagtgcaggtgtgtaaatgtgtatagtagtgcaggtgtgtacatgtgtgtgtatgtatatgtgtatagtcgtgtgcaggtgtgtatatgtgtgtgcaggtgtgtaaatgtgtatagtgtgtacatgtgtatatgtgtatagtgtgcaggtgtacatgtgtgtgcagtgtgtacatgtgtgtatgtatagtcgTGTGcaggtgtacatgtgtgtgtacatgtgtgtatagtcgtgtgcaggtgtgtacatgtgtgtatagtcgtgtgcaggtgtgtacatgtgtgtatagtcgtgtgcaggtgtgtacatgtgtgtatagttgtgcaggtgtgtacatgtgtgtatagtcgtgtgcaggtgtgtacatgtgtatagttgtgcaggtgtgtacgtgtgtgtatagtcgtgcaggtgtgtacatgtgtgtatagttgtgcaggtgtgtacgtgtgtgtatagtcgtgtgcaggtgtgtacatgtgtgtatagttgtgtgcaggtgtgtacgtgtgtgtatagtcgtgtgcaggtgtgtacatgtgtgtatagtcgtgtgcaggtgtgtacatgtgtgtgcaggtgtgtacatgtgtgtgtagtgtgtgcaggtgtgtacatACATGCCAATAATGTCGTCCTGAGCTGAAGCCGTCTTTGGCGATCACACACTCCCACCTGTCGAACCTCTGAGGTCCGGGCTGGACTTTGGATTTGCGGCCCATTCGCACTCGTTTCCCGCTCTGAGAGATGACGAGTGTACGGTGAGCCGTCTCAGGATCCAAAACCACGTCGGCTGCCAGGGGAGAAAATTAACCCATCAGTTCTCTGAGTTTATTTTCTCTCAGTACGAGAACTTCACCTCATGGTTCCTCTCTCACCTGCTGTGGGTTTTGTCCCTCCGATAATGTACGCTGGAAGACTCGGAGCGCTGCTGTCCTTTTTCACAGACTTTAGTTCTTCTCTCAGCAGCCGGTTCACTTCCTCCAGCTTCCTGATCACCTCCTTCAAATCAGCATTCTGCTTGTACACTTCCAGATCTTTGGTGACCTCCACCAGCTGGTGCTGCTCCATCTCCCTGCACCTGTAGTGATCCCTGGCATGCTTCTCACAAAAGGAACGAACACAAGTTAAGCACGACTTCCAGGCTTTAAATTTCCTCCCGCTGCACGCGTCACAGGCCACATCTTCAGCTCCGGCGTACTGAGCGCTCAGCCCCTGCTCTTTACTCGCGGAGAAACCGCTGGCTCCTGACGAGCTGGTGATCCCTGAGTCTCTGCTCAGCGCTGGAGATGGAGACCTGAAAACCCAAATCACACGAATCACTCGTTCACTGCAGAAGAGTtggctttgttttatttctgttcgATGGAAGTGAATGTATTTCAGATGAAGGAAAAGCCGAGTGAAGGTGTGAGGAATCACCTGGGGTTAAACTCGTGTGATCCACTGAGACTCGGAGGCCTTTCCATTGAGTTATTGCTTCTTCTGTACGAAATATAAATCCGTTAAGATtaattgtggtgtttttatAAACGGTGAATAGAACAGGAGTGTTTTCTCAGAGAGCAGCTTTGACTTCTGTCTCCtctcaataaaaacacaatcataattattaaattctgtttttaatacAGTAAAATGTCACACACATCTGCTGAGGTAAATCAACTATAAAGCTCTAAATTctataactgtgtgtgtctgctagtgtgtgtgtttcctggaCAGAATGATATTTTACCTGCATTTAACCAGAGGGTCAAACGTGAACACAGCAGACTCCAAAGAGTTCACACTCATACGGGACTGGACGCTCGGAGACTTCGGCCTGGTCCAGAGAACACAAAGTGAACATTATGTAGAAACATCTGCATGACACTGGATTGTAATTGGTCAGCAGGTGGTGATTAGTGCTCTAAAACAGTGGTGCAGGTTTATATAATGCGCTCGTTCTGAGacgttattgtttctatagtaacagttcaTTCACATGTCATGTGAATTATGTCATTAAGAGGTTTTATGTTAACAAGGTGTTTATGTGAGATGAATGGAGGAAGTCTCCAGCGTCTAAGATTTATACCAGTCAGAGGTGAAGATGTAACTGTAACTCAGAGATCTGCTATACCGACTTTAACCAACAGGGGACGACAGATTACTGATTCACTTAACAGGTTTAAACTGTTCAGATTTACCTTCCATCGTCTTCCTTATCATCATCCTGACATTCAGGCACTGAATCAAAAGAGCGAACACTCACATCAGACCTCAGAGACCAGGTTCTGTTCAGGGGTgagctgaagaagaagaagtcaaaggtcattctaaaaaaaaaaaaatactgtcaaACAGACTAAAGTAGATTAAGTAAGATCACAAAACAAGGAAGGAAACATCTGAGCTACACCAAAACAATTAGAAACTAATCTGAACTCTAACCCAAACTCGAACTCTATCCCGAACTTGAACTCTAACCCAAACTCTAACCtgaacccaaacccaaacccaaacccgAACTCGAACTCGAACTCTAACCCAAACCTGAATGCTGCTCACTGAAAATGGAGAAACAAAGAACGTATATTTTTAGTGAGCAGCATTCAGGTTTGGGTTAGAGTTCGAGTTCGAGTTCGGGTTTGAgtttgagtttgtgtgtgtgtgtagtagccATGTTAAAAGGGTATGCTGAAGTTGTTGCTGAGATGAAATCTGAATCCCAGTACAAACACGATTAAACATTTCCtaacgtttttttgtttgtttgtgtaaatcAGATCAGAGTGTAAATTCTCCTGTTCAAATGTTTTACCGTCCTGGTTCTGTAGATCTTTTGAAGTTAACAGCTGCATCTAAAGATCTGGAGCTGGCTCTGGTCTCGCTGCTATTAGGCTGAGAGCCGAACATCATCCTGCTTCAGAGGGGAAAAGTGTCCACATTACAGCAGGTCAAGTGTGGATAAATATCTCCTGTTCATCTAACTCCACATGGAGTTCACCTGAGTTCCACCCTGGACCTCCAGTGTAATTTAGCTAAAGTAAGTCACGTCTGACTAAGACTTTATTGCCATCAGAATTTTTTGAATTTCTGCCATGacacttttttccccataaCAATGAACAAAGAGAATCTCCAGGAAAACCTAATCTTTTCATATGTgcgtgtaagagtgtgtgtgtgtgtgtgtgtgtgtgtgtgtgtgtgttctacacCACACCCTGTAGACTCCACCTCTCTGAGTCTGGAGGACCAATCATAGCAGTGCTGGAATGCAGCCACACATATTGTTCCTAAATCCAGTCTCTCCACACTGTTTACTGAACACTTCATGGAGacgtgagtgtgtgttcatgaaaaaaaaaacattggtgaTTATACTATACTACCTCAAATatacaacccacacacacacctcagatcATGGACTAGAGTATGGACAGGAATGAATGTGTAGAAGCAGCAGTCAGGATTCTGTAGATCAGCGTGTAAATGCACACAATCCAGTCATTATAGTTACAGACATCAGGAGACTCTCAGTGTCGGTCTCAAGtctggataaatgtggaggtttgtgttatgaaggagaTCCagagtaaaacatgtgccaaatcaaatatgtggatcaggaatcagaatttcataccagtTCAGTCAAAGCTCGAGTtaacaacgaccaccacaggtatcattaaccaacagggtaccggtgtaaaCTGGGCTGCTGTTgactgaaggaggagaaggagaggaggaagacgtctacagagacagcagggaaaggagaagtggaggagagtggaggttcaggttggcagatggtggtagattttgctaaaaggatggaaatggcagtggtgaacacgtattttaagaagaaggaggatcatagggtgacgtataagagtggaggaaggtgcacacaggtggactatgttctatgtaggagatgcaacctgaagaagattggacactgtaaggtgttggtgggggacagtgtagctagacagcatcgaatggtggtctgtaggatggttttggaggtgaagaagaagagcaggagagtgaggattgaaagaagaataagatggtggagactgaaggaggaagactgtagtgtgagattcagggaagaggtcagacaggagctcggtggtggtgaagaggtgctggatgattgtggaactactgcaggagtgatgagggagacagttagaaaggtacttggtgtaacatctggaaatagaaaggaagataaagagacgttgtggtggaatgaggaagtgcaggagagcagaaggagaaagaggttggagaaacagaattgggatcgacagagtgatgagaaaagtaggcaggagaacaaggagatgcagcagcaggtgaagagggatgtggtgaaggaaaaggcatatgaggagctgtaggagaagttggacactgaggaaggagaaaaggatttgtagtgattgttcaggcagaggaaccgagctgggaaggatgtgctgcaagttagagcagtaagggatggagatggaaatgtgttgactagtgaggagagtgtgttgagaagatggagggagtattttgagcagctgatgaacgaaagaaggttggatggtgtggagatgtgaagcaggatgtagataggattagtaaggaggaagtgagagcagcgattaagaggatgaagagtggaaagtcggtagagaacagagtagtatgaaggtggatgatccgctttggTGACctctaacgggagcagccgaaagaagaagaagaagaatctaaAGGCAGATGATTTACCTTTTCAATTGTGTAGATCTTTTGAAGTTAACAGCTGCATCTAAAGATCTGGAGCTGGCTCTGGCTTGGGTCTCACTGCTCTCAGGCTGAGACCTGCACATCATCCTGCTTCAGAGAAGAAAAGGGTTCAAGTTACATCAAGAACAGTCTGGATAAATCTCATGTCCCTCTAATGCCACATGGAGCTGAGCAGCAGATGAGTTTTAGTGTCAGATGTTTGCTTGAGTTCCACCATGAAGCTACAGTGTAATGTAAAACACTCAAAGTGAGTCTCATCAAACCTCTTCCATCTCAAGATTTTCAGTGAATGTCCTGATGTGGGATTTACTGACATCTACAGTGTGTGTTGCATAAGTATTTGCCCCCCTGCATCTTCCTAAGAGTAACTCATGTGAGGTGATGAATTTTTAGACATGAGTGAATATAAATCTGTAACTTCAGTCTCTCCACGTTTACAGAACACTATATGAAGATGCGAGTGTGTGTTAATGGAAAACATGGAGTTTAATTTCTCAGTTCATTAGCTCTAAATTTCGCACACAAAACATCTCTCAGTTCATGGACGTCATGACGACGTGCTGTGTGTGGAGGTGAAAGTGTCTCACCTCGCGTCTGGGTCTGTGTCTGGGTTTGTGTCTGGGTCTGTGTCTGGGTCTGTGTCTGGGTCTGGTGGATCCAtgtctgcaaaataaaaaacaattttataaactttttattttatacatttattcatcttcatttattcagtgcagaattatttacacacacacacacacacacacacacacacacacacacacacacacacacacacacacagacatgtgcACTTCCACATTATCCCTTGCCAAAGACACCAAAATCCTCAAAAGAATTTTCATTAaacttttttcctatttttatagAAACAGACCCAAAAGTGAAGTAACTTTAAtcaaataactataataattaatacaattattaaaaaaaaagtaaaatgttttagaattaaagataataaagagcaaaattatttttaaatccattaaaattaatagaaataagCATTATATATTTGAGatagaaatatacaaataatatataaaaagttaatcatgaataaaataataataaaaataggaaaatgaGTAACTAAAgctaattttaaatacaaacaaataaatgaataaataaatcaattcgTGTGAAGTAAAAGTGTGGAATTAAAGGTTAAATTCCACTTTACTGAAAGTATGAGAtttccccccctctctctttctcccccccccctctctctccctctctctttctgtttctcttttcttttatatctttCATACACTCTAAAAAATGAGCACATATATAAGTATAGACTTTTTTATATACTACATAGGGTTCTTCTCTTCCTATATAATCTGAAGGCTGAAGGAGTCTCTCCGTCTCTCAGGCCTGTAGATGTGATGTACAGATAACGAGGTAATGAAGTAACAAGTTATAGTTTATGAGTTGATGAAAATGAGGTGAAAACGAGACGCTCAAAATCTcagatttgaaatgaaacactTTCCCTGGTCAGGAATAAAATGTTGTGAAGTTCGCTCCTACCGTGTTTCAGTAGCTCTCAAGTGGAGGTGTTTATAATCTCTGCGGCTTTTGCCTTTTGTTTGCGTGCCATGCgagaagcaggaggaggaggaggaggagaaggagtgaGAGTCCATCACTTTTCCTGTTCAGCAGGAATGCAGCTCTGCAGGTCTCACTGCAGCGATAACATTTCTACACACTCAAACCCAGGGTACATTTAAATACCGTCTCAGGAAAAGTGTTCAGGTTTTCTGTTGACTTGttgatgacatttatttaaagtacaCTGGTCCCCCGGAACATCGAGGGGGTTACGGTCTAAGACCTCTGTGAGTTCCGAAAACCAGTGAATTTTGGatgcagcccctatggtaccttagtgaattcatatAGACATGATGTCACTTCAatacaataatgttttaaaatgttcaaaaatttgttattaaaaacagtttataatgttattcctaacgttacTGAACTTTCTGTCCCACTGCAGATTACTGTGCACCACAGTAACCCACCAGCGATTACACTTTTATCCATTTAGTTTTACTTTCCGGTcatttcctgttctcacttacattatagcatcTATAAACACTTGTTCCCTTAGCAGTCGctcatttaaagatttaaagctTGTTATATCATATTACTgagtataatattataataagacTGAACAAACACGTCCATCCATTGGTCCATCGGTCCTCCATTCACTCTTATACTTTATCTCTGTGTGAGGTTTGGAGCAGCAGTTGTAGAGGTAACAAGTTGTATATAAAAtgcctgtattttatttttaactattcagtcagttttgctcTACAAACTTCAGTGACATGTGACCATAGTATAACGTGATAATCCATGGCAAGGTGTGAGGCATTTCACCATTTTAATGCTCTCCACTTCACCTCAGGATGTTCTCCACCTCCAGGTCTACACTAACATCctgtaacacctcacacctTCACCTACATTATATCTCTTATATGTCCTGAAGGTCTGTtaatttcaaaaacaaaagggcacagttttttttttttttatataagatcTCATGTCAGGTTCCTCAGGTTCCTCAGTAGGTTGCAGTAAGGAGCTGAAGCTCTGACCAGAACATTGACTTGCAcatgcttttaaaataaaagtcgtTAGCACATGATTTCAATACATAAGTGGTTTTATTACTCAAGTGTCGTGTAACAGTCGTATAAATTATTGTTCATTTCACAATTTTtccaacacacaccacataaaCACTGAGACGCGTTACACAGACGTACACAGAAATTGTAAAGACAGCGGTGATGTAAAACACACTTAGCAACTTGGCTCAACATCATACACGTGAATTTGCCATGAACATCTAACACAAACTGCGTTCACGCTAGGTATTGACCGATAGCGGGTTCCTGATATGATCGCGATATTGTTTACGGAAATATGCTACGCTTgcgctacaaagaaacaaatgttAACTAGCAAttcgaaaaaataaaatgtactagCATAACTAGTAAAGTTCTATATGTCAACTGAAACATTAGCAAGTTAAAAATATAAGCTCTGAAACAACTTACAGGAgacaacacacactacatctatGAATGAAATGTTAGCTATTGTCATAGATTTGATATTTTTGTGTTGGGTGAAGGAAGTTACACACTCATGTTTGCAACACACTCGACATTCAAGCAGTAAAATTCAACACAGCGGTAACACTAGGCTAGTAAGCAGCATGAACACTGAACTATAACATGTTGCTATTTAGCTGTTAAGAATAATGATGAAGCCCTTAAATACCCAAAATATAGATGATGAAAAGACAGAGTGAAAACAACTGTCATCAAAAATTTCAACAATTACCTCAGACACTTACCTCAGACAGCATCGGATGCTAACTAGCTACCTACAAGATGCAACAGAGATTttctttggggaaaaaaactaaaacactgCAGCCACATAAGGCACCACGTCTTCAAACCGACTGCCAGAGGAGTGAGAATATTTTGAGGTATACATGCTAACAATATTATTCCTGTAAaaatatgacattataacagacTAGCGGTATCGTAGCAATAAAGTCAAAGGTTACAGTGTTACACAGTTGACATCGTTTATCACAATCACACAGCTAATATAAGTAATCTTCAATAAACAATTACCTCCGTGTCTGATTCACCTCAGTGTTTAAATTACCTCATTGTTTAATTTACCCCAGTGTTTAATTTACCCCAGTGTTTAAATTACCCCAGTGTTTAATTTACCCCATTGAATAATTTACCCCAGTGTTTAATTTACCTCAGTGTTTAATTTACCCCAGTGTTTAAATTACCCCAGTGAATAATTTACCCCAGTGTTTAAATTACCCCAGTGAATAATTTACCCCAGTGTTTAATTTACCTCAGTGTTTAATTTACCTCAGTTTTACATTTACCTCAGTGTTTAAATTACCTCATTGTTTCATTTACCCCAGTGTTTAATTTACCccagttttttatttaccttAGTTTTACATTTACCTCATTGTTGTGTTTAAATGACCCCAGCGTTAAATTTACCTCAGTGTTTAATTTACCTCAGTGTTTAATTTACCTCAGTGTTTCATTTACCTCATTGTTTAATTTACCTCAGTTTTACATTTACCTCAGTATTTAATTTACCTCAGTGTTTAATTTACATCAGTTTTACATTTACCTCATTGTTTAATTAACCCCAGTGTTTAAATGACCCCAGTGTTAAATTTACCTCAGTGTCTGATTTACCTCAGTGTTTACATTACCTCAGTGTCTGATTTACATCAAATTTTAGTGTCTGATTTATCTCACAGGCAGCTGACACATGGGCCAGACATGCTAACAGCTCTGTTATAAAGTAAAGAAACTTTGGACACACGCTTAAagtacataaatacacatcactAGAGACTGACATtaacattacaaacacacacacacacacacacacacacacacacacacacacacacacaccgtgttaTCACATTacaccagtacacacacacaaacacacaaggttATCACATTacaccagtacacacacacacacacaaacacacaaggttATCACATTacaccagtacacacacacacacacacacacacacacacacacacacacacagatgctgtAAGTGTTAAATAGGTCTGTACACTAAACAGCTACAGGAAGCAGTAAAAAACCGAAGCTCAAGTCATGCTAGCCTTTCTCTCTTAGCCTAGCGACTGAAATGCTACTCGCTAACAGTAATATTCCTCATTTACTAGTGTATTACCAGtgtaagaaacaggaagtgttgtATTAGTAGCGACCGGTTGTGTAGTGCAGCTTAAACTGATTTACTGCTACCATGTCCTGTTGTTAGCAATGATTAATATGACGTCCAAATTAGTCGTTGGAACATCAATGTTAATCTGAGgtgtaatctaaaaaaaaatcctgtattAGCATTAAGTTagcaaaaatacacaaagcacAAAGACAGGACTGTTAGCAGTTCACACGCTGCGCTATAATAAAAagcattataatattatatatatattttttttatctctgttcCTGTGGCTGAGTGACGAGCGAACGCATAccgctgaaaaaaaaagtcttgacgTAGCAGTTTCGTTAGCGTTCATGTCACAAGCTGCTCTCATGGCTTTTGTTGGAAGATTAGCAAAGAACACAGTGGAGTTTAGTGATGTTAGTGGCAATGTGTTGCAGAGGCAGTGCCAGCCAAATCTGaccatgctcacacacacacacacacacacacacacacacacacacacacacacactcacacacacacacactcactcacacacgtaTCACTACAGCACTCGAGTCCTTATTCAGAAACACTATGAGGATGCTAATCG includes:
- the LOC124399511 gene encoding tripartite motif-containing protein 72-like isoform X1 — translated: MDPPDPDTDPDTDPDTNPDTDPDASRMMCRSQPESSETQARASSRSLDAAVNFKRSTQLKSRMMFGSQPNSSETRASSRSLDAAVNFKRSTEPGRMTFDFFFFSSPLNRTWSLRSDVSVRSFDSVPECQDDDKEDDGRPKSPSVQSRMSVNSLESAVFTFDPLVKCRRSNNSMERPPSLSGSHEFNPRSPSPALSRDSGITSSSGASGFSASKEQGLSAQYAGAEDVACDACSGRKFKAWKSCLTCVRSFCEKHARDHYRCREMEQHQLVEVTKDLEVYKQNADLKEVIRKLEEVNRLLREELKSVKKDSSAPSLPAYIIGGTKPTAADVVLDPETAHRTLVISQSGKRVRMGRKSKVQPGPQRFDRWECVIAKDGFSSGRHYWHVEVNKEFTIGVMKSSAERNGRFAFAPFQGYWCIFHFWLSFSALENHVVRLSINSVPQVLGVCVDVDERWVTFYNVDTKDQIYTFKDMKLGPGDKIYPIFRTVEKSMDLQIKTVS